TAGAACAGAACAACTAAAAGTAGAGCATAATTGAATGCAGTCCACAAAAGAGTAATCTGAAGCTGTTGACTTATTTCTCTAAATAATGTAATTGTAGGGTGCATATATATTTGTGAACCCCTTTCAATTGCAGTTAAACAACCATTTGATCACAAGAGCTTTCTGGTATGCACGCCTAATATACTTATTTAAGCTGTGCATGTTCCTATGAATTTTGCCCTTTCAGAATTTGCAGATCAAGTCACCCTCCACATCTACTAAACCAGAAGAGCAGGTTTTTAGTGATGCAGCTATTATTCAGGTACCTGTATTAAAGGACAGCTCGAAAATAATTTGTATTCTGAAATCATACACTTTTCAATGACATtattgtttcttttaaattatttgtctTTCTTCTTTCAGTCACAATGTTCTGGGTCCCCAAGTTCTCCTGTGGCCTCAGTTGGTGGTAGAAATTTGACAGAATCAATTCCAAGGCAAGATACCCCTGCTATATCTAGTAAACCCTTTCCTGTTGGGTTGCCTTCTTATCAACCTGTAACTGACCTGGGACCTTCAAATTCATCTGCTGCTACTCAAGTTGCTAGTCATCCATCTTTTTCTTCAGCAATGTATTGGCAAGGGCCTAGTGATATATCTAGCTGTGGTTCTCATTCCCTGCTACAATCTAGTTCCCTTTACTCCCAATCAATGACAGCATCCGAAGTTGTGCAGAATCAGATGAAAAATGCAGAAACTCAGTTACCTACAAAAGGGGGATGGACAGGTTTTTCAGAGTGTGGTTTACCTGTATCTTCTGCCATGACTTCTTCTCTTGCTAATCTGACTCATTCACATTCTCTTACCTCTTTAAAAAATTCTGATTCTCTTGATGTTCCATCTCTTTTGTCTACTAAGATACCCATGCCATATTCTGCATCCATGACTTTTGATGGATCAAACATGCCTCAGTTTTCTTCACCTTTTCAAGACATTTGTCCTGACGCAAGGCCAATTCATCCTCGACATTCTACCCCTTCATTTGTAGATTCTACTTCCCGTCCCTTGCCAAAAGCACCATCTTTGTTAACTCCAGATCAATTTGCGAATCCTAGAGAACAGTTATTATCTACTGCACATAATTTGAACCCAAATCAGAAGGGTATGGATTCTCTGACTCTAACATCCTTTGGTTCCTCGGCTTTAATGCCTTTTCCAGCATCTCAGGCACCACTTCTTCCACTGCCTACTTCAGTGCAAAAGGTTAGAAAATTTACTCATACATTCTTTATGGGAGTGGTGCAGGTTGGGTAAGGAAAGACAGGATATTTTTGTATGGCTTCTATTGTTGGTCTCTTTTTTAAATCACAATTGCATACAAACTGTTGTATATAATGAATAGTTTCTTAATACCAACTGGagtataaaaaatagtttaaaatttatgaGGAATGGCTCAACCTTACATTGTTTTGTGTTCACTTGTTGTTTGGACTTTGTATTTCTTAAAAAGTGAACAGTTTAATTAAATCTCACAAAGCTGACTTGTAATGTGAGGTTtgtactcacttatatattataatttgaacaTATCTCTAATCGATATGCGATCTCCAACACATTCTCTCATGTCAAAGATTGAACATCCTGAGCATGAGAATAAATATTTGTGGGTAGTTTGATGACAACCTAGCATGTGGCATGATAGGCCTAAGAAATCTTGCTAGGATAGGCTTAGATACCACTTGTTAGATTCTTCAAGAGGAAACACTGGGTGGATTCAACATAAATGGGTTATGAATAAACCCATAAGAGACCATGACATAAGCTTCAATCAAAACCTCAAGGCAATGATTTGCaacattttctttatatattgcTCCTCTCTTCCTCATTGTTGCACTCCCCCTTGAGTCGAAGATTTTCTTAACTACTTGTACCTTAGTGGTGACCCCTACTTGCATTGCTGTTTTACCACCACAAAACAAACTTACCTAACCTCGTCAAGAAGACTTTCAATACAAACAAATCCACAAACCTAGGATTTCACCCGCTCTATATTGTATTTGCGGAGAAAATGGTGGTCACTACATACTTTGTTTGAGGCGGCACCAGAACAATAA
The sequence above is a segment of the Phaseolus vulgaris cultivar G19833 chromosome 2, P. vulgaris v2.0, whole genome shotgun sequence genome. Coding sequences within it:
- the LOC137811098 gene encoding decapping 5-like protein, translating into MATEFGANGPSTPASNSAESFIGCFISLISKCEIRYEGVLYFLNVQDSTIGLKNVRSYGTEGRRKDGTQVPPSDKVYEYILFRGSDIKNLQIKSPSTSTKPEEQVFSDAAIIQSQCSGSPSSPVASVGGRNLTESIPRQDTPAISSKPFPVGLPSYQPVTDLGPSNSSAATQVASHPSFSSAMYWQGPSDISSCGSHSLLQSSSLYSQSMTASEVVQNQMKNAETQLPTKGGWTGFSECGLPVSSAMTSSLANLTHSHSLTSLKNSDSLDVPSLLSTKIPMPYSASMTFDGSNMPQFSSPFQDICPDARPIHPRHSTPSFVDSTSRPLPKAPSLLTPDQFANPREQLLSTAHNLNPNQKGMDSLTLTSFGSSALMPFPASQAPLLPLPTSVQKPQYTAPQFTEEFDFEAMNEKFRKDEVWGSLGKATTNIEGVQDNTSLNLGDREYYGMVPNHKSAYKKDDFFDTISCNSLTRGSRNGQNRFSERMKQDTETFGNFQQRHNFSYGAGRGENFRGSYNWGGRGYGYGGRGRGPNFPL